In a genomic window of Taeniopygia guttata chromosome 13, bTaeGut7.mat, whole genome shotgun sequence:
- the PPP2CA gene encoding serine/threonine-protein phosphatase 2A catalytic subunit alpha isoform — translation MEEKVFTKELDQWVEQLNECKQLSEGQVKSLCEKAKEILTKESNVQEVRCPVTVCGDVHGQFHDLMELFRIGGKSPDTNYLFMGDYVDRGYYSVETVTLLVALKVRYRERITILRGNHESRQITQVYGFYDECLRKYGNANVWKYFTDLFDYLPLTALVDGQIFCLHGGLSPSIDTLDHIRALDRLQEVPHEGPMCDLLWSDPDDRGGWGISPRGAGYTFGQDISETFNHANGLTLVSRAHQLVMEGYNWCHDRNVVTIFSAPNYCYRCGNQAAIMELDDTLKYSFLQFDPAPRRGEPHVTRRTPDYFL, via the exons ATGGAGGAGAAGGTCTTCACCAAGGAGCTCGACCAGTGGGTGGAGCAGCTCAACGAGTGCAAGCAGCTGTCCGAGGGGCAGGTGAAGAGCCTCTGCGAGAAG GCTAAAGAAATTTTGACAAAAGAATCCAATGTACAAGAAGTGCGATGTCCAGTCACAGTCTGTGGAGATGTCCATGGACAATTTCACGACCTCATGGAACTTTTCAGAATTGGAGGCAAATCACCAGACACAAACTATTTGTTTATGGGGGACTATGTTGACAGAGGATATTATTCAGTCGAAACAGTCACATTGCTTGTAGCTCTTAAG GTCCGTTACCGTGAACGTATCACAATTCTTCGAGGGAACCATGAAAGCAGGCAAATCACACAAGTTTATGGTTTCTATGATGAATGTTTAAGGAAATACGGAAATGCAAATGTTTGGAAGTACTTTACAGACCTTTTTGATTACCTGCCTCTAACTGCCTTGGTGGATGGCCAG ATTTTTTGTCTACATGGTGGCCTCTCTCCATCTATAGATACACTGGATCACATCAGAGCACTTGATCGCTTGCAGGAAGTTCCCCATGAg GGTCCAATGTGTGACTTGCTATGGTCAGATCCAGATGATCGTGGTGGCTGGGGAATTTCTCCTCGAGGTGCAGGTTACACATTTGGACAGGATATTTCAGAAACCTTTAACCATGCAAATGGCCTTACGTTGGTTTCAAGAGCTCATCAGTTGGTAATGGAG gGGTACAACTGGTGCCATGATCGGAATGTAGTAACAATTTTCAGTGCTCCAAACTATTGTTACCGTTGTGGCAACCAGGCTGCAATTATGGAACTTGATGATACTCTAAAATACTCCTT